One genomic region from Jilunia laotingensis encodes:
- a CDS encoding phosphatase PAP2 family protein, giving the protein MTYGLLQSLVETDQSLLLYLNGLHNTFWDYFMSAFTGKAIWVPMYASILYVLLKNFNWKITLCCLIAIALTITFADQVCATLIRPIVERPRPSNPASPIADLVHIVNGRRGGGFGFPSCHASNSFGLAFFLVFLFRKRWLSLFICAWAALNCYTRIYLGLHYPGDLLVGMLVGLCGAMLMYYILQKVTKENFRKARQTNFIIFVGLCTTVGILVYTTLASLQII; this is encoded by the coding sequence ATGACCTACGGATTATTACAATCACTTGTTGAAACAGACCAAAGTTTATTGCTATACTTGAACGGACTCCACAATACTTTCTGGGACTACTTCATGTCCGCATTTACAGGAAAAGCCATCTGGGTGCCGATGTATGCCAGCATACTTTATGTGCTACTAAAGAATTTCAATTGGAAGATAACCTTGTGCTGTCTGATAGCGATCGCATTGACCATCACATTTGCCGACCAAGTTTGCGCAACACTGATCCGCCCCATCGTGGAACGCCCTCGACCATCCAATCCCGCCAGTCCTATTGCCGATCTGGTACACATTGTCAATGGCAGGCGTGGCGGAGGCTTCGGCTTCCCTTCCTGCCACGCTTCAAATTCTTTCGGGCTGGCATTCTTTCTTGTATTCCTTTTCCGTAAACGTTGGTTAAGCCTGTTCATATGCGCATGGGCGGCATTGAATTGTTATACACGCATTTATCTGGGATTGCATTATCCAGGCGATTTATTGGTAGGGATGCTAGTAGGCCTGTGTGGAGCTATGCTGATGTACTACATCTTGCAAAAAGTGACAAAAGAGAATTTCAGAAAGGCACGCCAGACCAATTTCATTATTTTTGTAGGACTATGTACTACAGTGGGTATCCTTGTTTATACCACCTTGGCTTCCTTACAAATAATCTGA
- a CDS encoding LTA synthase family protein, whose translation MKRRLIQFITTYFLFVFIFILQKPIFMAYYHTLYNKVSWIEWFNVIWHGLPLDLSLAGYLTAIPGLLLIASAWTDSGVIRNIRKYYFLFTSILLSCIFVGDLGLYGFWGFRLDTTPLFYFFSSPKDAIASVSVWVVLGGVLAMAVYAAFLYFLFSFVLNNAKRPLKIPYRRLNVSGVLLLATGLLFIPIRGGFSASTMNLGKVYFSADQKLNHAAINPSFSLMDSFSRQADFDKQYRFMDAAKADALFSEMIDKPVTATDSIPQLFTTERPNILLIVLESFSSHLMETLGGEPGVAVNMDKFAKEGVLFTHFFANSFRTDRGLVSILSGYPAQPTTSIMKYTRKTQNLPSIPASLKEAGYDLQYYYGGDADFTNMRSYLVSTGMEDIISDKDFPVSERLSKWGAHDDVVFNRLIDDLKTKPQKEPFFKVMQTSSSHEPFEVPYQKLANKRLNAFAYTDSCTGDFIRRFKETPLWENTVVILVPDHLGAYPEDINNLSSDRYKIPLIFIGGAVKKPEQIETYGSQTDIAATLLGQLGLPHEEFTFSKNLLNPASPHFAFFTFPNAFGMVTPDNEVVFNCESNAIAVDDGMHKGENLDKGKAYLQKLYDDLAKR comes from the coding sequence ATGAAGAGAAGACTTATACAATTTATAACGACCTATTTCCTTTTTGTATTCATCTTTATTCTGCAAAAGCCGATTTTCATGGCTTATTATCATACCTTATATAATAAGGTGTCATGGATAGAATGGTTCAATGTCATCTGGCATGGTCTCCCGCTGGATCTTTCGTTGGCCGGATACCTGACGGCCATCCCCGGATTGCTACTGATCGCATCGGCTTGGACGGATTCGGGAGTGATACGGAACATTCGGAAATATTATTTTCTCTTCACGTCCATCTTGCTATCCTGTATCTTCGTCGGTGACCTAGGGCTGTATGGATTTTGGGGATTCAGACTCGACACCACTCCTTTGTTTTATTTCTTTTCTTCCCCGAAAGATGCCATCGCAAGTGTCAGTGTTTGGGTGGTGTTAGGAGGAGTCCTCGCAATGGCAGTATATGCCGCGTTCCTGTATTTCTTATTTTCATTTGTACTTAACAACGCAAAACGTCCGTTAAAAATACCCTATCGCAGGTTGAACGTATCCGGAGTACTGCTGCTTGCCACCGGCTTGTTGTTCATTCCGATACGAGGCGGCTTCAGCGCATCGACCATGAACTTGGGGAAGGTCTATTTCAGCGCAGACCAGAAATTGAACCATGCTGCCATCAATCCCTCCTTCAGCTTGATGGATTCTTTCTCCCGGCAGGCTGATTTTGACAAGCAATACCGTTTCATGGATGCAGCAAAAGCCGATGCACTCTTTTCTGAAATGATCGATAAACCGGTAACAGCGACAGATTCGATACCGCAGCTTTTCACAACCGAACGGCCTAACATTCTGTTGATCGTCCTTGAAAGTTTCTCATCTCACCTCATGGAAACCTTGGGAGGAGAACCCGGTGTTGCCGTCAATATGGACAAATTTGCTAAAGAAGGGGTACTTTTCACTCATTTCTTTGCCAACAGTTTCCGTACCGACCGTGGATTGGTATCTATCCTGAGCGGTTATCCGGCACAGCCAACAACGAGCATAATGAAATATACCAGAAAGACACAAAATCTACCTTCCATCCCTGCCAGCTTGAAAGAAGCGGGATACGATCTCCAATATTATTACGGCGGGGATGCCGATTTCACCAATATGCGCTCTTATCTGGTTTCCACCGGGATGGAGGATATAATCTCCGACAAGGATTTTCCTGTCTCGGAACGGCTGAGCAAATGGGGGGCACACGACGATGTGGTATTCAACCGCCTGATCGATGATTTGAAGACCAAACCTCAGAAAGAGCCTTTCTTTAAGGTGATGCAGACTTCCAGCAGCCATGAACCATTTGAAGTTCCTTATCAGAAGCTGGCTAACAAACGGCTGAACGCTTTCGCATATACGGATAGTTGTACAGGAGATTTCATCCGACGTTTCAAGGAGACTCCTCTTTGGGAAAATACAGTGGTCATATTGGTTCCCGACCATTTGGGAGCCTATCCGGAAGATATCAACAACCTGTCCTCCGACCGTTACAAAATACCTCTTATCTTCATCGGAGGAGCTGTAAAAAAGCCTGAGCAGATCGAAACTTATGGTTCGCAAACCGATATCGCTGCCACCTTATTAGGACAATTGGGACTACCGCACGAAGAATTTACATTTAGCAAAAACCTGCTTAATCCGGCTTCGCCACACTTTGCGTTCTTCACATTCCCGAATGCTTTCGGAATGGTGACACCGGATAATGAAGTGGTGTTCAATTGCGAATCGAATGCGATTGCAGTGGATGACGGTATGCATAAAGGGGAAAATCTCGATAAAGGGAAGGCATATCTGCAAAAGTTATATGATGACCTCGCAAAGAGATAG
- the cysK gene encoding cysteine synthase A: MKKVAKNLIELIGSTPMMELAGYSSKYHLESNLIAKLESFNPGGSVKDRVALSMIEDAEQRGILKPGATIIEPTSGNTGVGLAMVATIKGYRLILTMPETMSLERRNLLKALGAQIVLTDGSEGMSGSIAKAQELRDMISGAVILQQFENPANAAVHERTTGEEIWNDTAGEIAAFVAGVGTGGTICGIARALKKHNPDIFVLAVEPATSPVLEGGRAASHRIQGIGANFVPKIYDASLVDEVMGVADDDAIRTGRELAATEGLLAGISSGAAVYAARKLAERSEFAGRMIVTLLPDTGERYLSTELYAFDAYPLDVQ, from the coding sequence ATGAAAAAAGTAGCAAAGAATCTGATTGAATTGATAGGTTCCACACCTATGATGGAACTTGCCGGATATAGCAGCAAGTACCATCTGGAAAGTAATCTGATTGCCAAATTAGAGTCATTCAATCCGGGCGGTAGCGTGAAAGACCGTGTAGCTCTTTCGATGATCGAGGATGCCGAACAACGGGGGATTCTGAAACCGGGTGCGACTATTATAGAACCTACCAGCGGAAATACTGGAGTCGGATTGGCCATGGTAGCAACCATTAAGGGGTATCGCCTGATATTGACGATGCCCGAAACAATGAGTCTGGAACGTCGTAATTTGCTGAAAGCTTTGGGGGCACAGATTGTCTTGACGGACGGTTCGGAGGGCATGTCGGGTTCCATCGCCAAAGCGCAGGAGTTGCGGGATATGATATCTGGCGCTGTTATCCTTCAACAATTTGAAAATCCTGCCAACGCGGCTGTCCATGAACGAACCACCGGAGAAGAAATCTGGAATGATACGGCTGGAGAGATTGCTGCTTTTGTTGCCGGAGTGGGCACGGGTGGAACCATTTGTGGCATAGCACGTGCTTTGAAGAAACATAATCCGGATATTTTTGTTTTGGCTGTAGAACCAGCCACTTCCCCCGTTTTGGAGGGAGGCCGCGCTGCTTCTCACCGCATTCAGGGAATCGGTGCTAACTTTGTTCCCAAGATATATGATGCCTCTTTGGTAGATGAGGTGATGGGAGTGGCTGATGACGATGCCATCCGTACGGGACGGGAGTTGGCGGCAACGGAAGGATTGTTGGCCGGAATATCGTCCGGAGCGGCTGTTTATGCAGCCAGGAAGTTAGCGGAGCGTTCCGAATTTGCAGGTAGGATGATTGTAACGCTGTTGCCCGATACGGGAGAACGTTATCTGTCTACCGAATTATATGCATTTGATGCTTATCCGTTGGATGTACAATAA
- a CDS encoding tetratricopeptide repeat protein produces the protein MKFPFTLLFLLLFSLTVSSQTYRELSEKAIDYIEEDSLAQAEDFLVQAMKLEPSNPHNALLFSNLGLVQRRLGRYDDALQSYTYALNIAPNAVPILLDRAALFMEKGMTDRAYQDYCEVLDADKVNKEALLMRAYIYVIRRDYKAAHMDYDRLLELDPQSYSGRLGLATLEQKEGKFREALELINKLLVEEPEDATLYVARADVEREMEHLELALVDLDEAIRLSPQMADAYLLRGDIYLVQKKKVLARADFEKALSLGVPRADLYEKLQQCK, from the coding sequence ATGAAATTCCCATTTACCCTTCTTTTTCTTCTCCTTTTCTCTTTGACCGTTTCGTCCCAGACTTATCGTGAACTATCAGAGAAAGCGATTGACTATATCGAGGAAGACAGTTTGGCACAGGCAGAAGACTTCTTGGTGCAAGCCATGAAACTGGAACCTTCCAATCCGCACAATGCTCTGCTTTTTTCCAATCTCGGTTTGGTGCAGCGCAGGCTGGGGCGTTATGATGATGCGCTCCAGTCGTATACTTATGCATTAAACATTGCTCCCAATGCTGTTCCTATTTTGTTGGATCGTGCTGCCCTTTTCATGGAAAAAGGCATGACAGACCGTGCATATCAGGACTATTGTGAAGTGTTGGATGCCGATAAAGTTAATAAGGAGGCTTTGTTGATGCGAGCATATATTTATGTTATTCGGAGAGATTATAAAGCGGCTCATATGGATTATGACCGGTTGCTTGAACTTGACCCTCAGAGTTACAGTGGCCGTCTCGGCTTGGCCACGCTCGAACAGAAAGAAGGCAAATTTCGTGAAGCCCTTGAGTTGATAAATAAGTTGCTGGTTGAAGAACCGGAGGATGCAACTCTATATGTCGCCCGTGCCGATGTGGAACGAGAGATGGAGCATCTTGAATTGGCGTTGGTCGATCTTGATGAAGCCATTCGTCTTTCTCCCCAGATGGCTGATGCTTATTTGTTGCGCGGAGATATTTATCTGGTTCAAAAAAAGAAAGTGCTTGCCCGGGCGGATTTTGAAAAGGCGCTTTCGCTCGGTGTGCCTCGGGCCGACTTATACGAGAAGTTGCAACAGTGTAAGTAG
- the recQ gene encoding DNA helicase RecQ: MIQTLKTYFGYDSFRPLQKEIIENLLNHKDSLVLMPTGGGKSICYQLPALLSEGTAVVVSPLISLMKDQVEALRANGIAAGALNSSIDETESANLRRACIEGKLKLLYISPEKLINEVDYLFRDMSISLFAIDEAHCISQWGHDFRPEYTQIGILKEKFPDIPVIALTATADKITREDIIRQMHLQNPRIFISSFDRPNLSLAVKKNYKKKEKIKTILELIDRHPEQSGIIYCLSRKKTEEIAEELSDNGINCAYYHAGMGAEKRNQAQEDFINDRVQVVCATIAFGMGIDKSNVRWVVHYNLPKSIESFYQEIGRAGRDGLPSETILFYSLEDLILLTKFAMDSKQQDINMEKLNRMQQYAEADICRRRILLSYFSETAKCDCGNCDVCRNPRERFDGSVIVQKALSAIVRTDQQAGQGMLIDILRGMYTPEVMNRGYDKLKTFGAGREIPSRDWQDYLLQMLQLGYFEIAYNEKNHLKITENGTNVLFGREKAMLVTIKREEKNISNRKGSRRKTPVNKELPLGIEAGESRELFEELRALRKQLADEEMLPPYIVLSDKVLHQLNLSRPTTLEAFGAISGITEYKKKKYGKDFVELIRQFV, from the coding sequence ATGATTCAAACCCTCAAAACATATTTCGGTTACGATAGTTTCCGACCTTTACAAAAAGAGATTATTGAAAACTTGTTGAACCATAAAGACAGTTTGGTTTTGATGCCGACTGGAGGAGGCAAATCGATCTGTTACCAACTACCGGCCCTTCTTAGTGAAGGTACCGCTGTGGTGGTATCTCCATTGATCTCATTAATGAAAGATCAGGTAGAAGCTCTCCGTGCCAACGGGATAGCTGCGGGGGCATTGAACAGCAGTATAGATGAAACAGAAAGTGCTAACCTGCGCCGTGCCTGCATAGAAGGCAAACTGAAATTACTCTACATATCTCCTGAAAAGTTAATAAACGAAGTAGATTACCTTTTCCGTGATATGTCAATCTCTCTGTTCGCCATTGATGAAGCTCACTGCATATCGCAATGGGGACACGATTTCCGGCCCGAATATACGCAAATCGGCATATTGAAAGAAAAATTCCCCGACATACCCGTCATTGCCTTAACCGCTACTGCCGACAAAATAACCCGGGAAGACATCATCCGGCAAATGCATTTGCAAAATCCACGGATATTCATTTCCAGCTTCGACCGCCCCAACTTAAGTCTGGCAGTCAAAAAGAACTACAAGAAGAAGGAGAAGATAAAAACGATTCTGGAATTGATAGACCGCCACCCAGAGCAAAGCGGAATCATCTATTGCCTGAGTAGAAAAAAGACGGAAGAAATAGCAGAGGAGTTGTCCGACAATGGAATAAACTGTGCCTACTATCATGCAGGGATGGGGGCTGAAAAGCGTAACCAGGCACAAGAGGATTTCATCAATGATCGCGTACAGGTAGTCTGTGCAACAATCGCTTTTGGAATGGGAATAGACAAATCAAATGTCCGATGGGTGGTACATTACAATCTTCCTAAAAGCATAGAGAGTTTTTACCAGGAGATAGGACGCGCAGGCAGGGATGGCTTGCCTAGCGAAACAATCCTTTTTTATTCGCTGGAGGATCTCATATTACTGACTAAGTTCGCAATGGACAGCAAGCAACAGGACATCAACATGGAAAAGTTGAACCGGATGCAACAATATGCCGAAGCAGACATTTGCCGACGGAGGATTTTATTAAGCTACTTCAGTGAGACTGCCAAATGTGATTGCGGAAATTGTGATGTGTGTAGGAATCCTCGCGAACGTTTCGATGGGAGTGTTATCGTACAAAAAGCATTAAGTGCCATCGTTCGTACCGACCAGCAGGCAGGACAGGGAATGTTGATAGATATCCTGCGTGGAATGTATACTCCGGAAGTGATGAACAGAGGATACGATAAGTTAAAAACTTTCGGTGCAGGAAGAGAAATTCCTTCCCGCGATTGGCAGGACTATCTCCTACAGATGCTACAACTGGGATACTTCGAAATAGCTTACAACGAAAAAAATCATTTGAAGATTACGGAAAATGGAACGAACGTACTTTTCGGACGTGAGAAAGCCATGCTTGTAACTATTAAAAGAGAAGAAAAGAATATTTCCAATAGAAAAGGAAGTAGAAGAAAAACGCCCGTCAACAAGGAGCTTCCATTGGGTATCGAAGCGGGAGAAAGCAGAGAACTCTTCGAAGAATTACGGGCCCTCCGCAAACAATTGGCAGACGAAGAGATGCTGCCGCCTTACATCGTTTTATCGGACAAAGTGCTACATCAACTGAACTTATCCCGCCCTACAACCTTGGAAGCCTTCGGAGCAATCAGTGGTATCACCGAATACAAAAAGAAAAAATACGGTAAGGATTTTGTGGAACTCATCCGACAATTTGTATAG
- a CDS encoding helix-turn-helix domain-containing protein: protein MSDLENRKQEETPKKRPYNLREKKEKKAAYRSLIRPELADELYDKILSIVVVQKKYRDPDYSAKDLAKELKTNTRYLSAVVNSRFGQNYSCLLNEYRVKDALHLLTDKRYADKNVEEISAMVGFANRQSFYAAFYKNVGETPNGYRKKHLENNKK, encoded by the coding sequence ATGAGTGATTTAGAAAACAGAAAACAGGAAGAAACTCCTAAAAAACGTCCTTATAACTTAAGGGAAAAGAAGGAGAAAAAGGCTGCTTACCGTTCTTTGATAAGGCCGGAACTTGCAGACGAATTATACGATAAGATACTGAGTATCGTTGTCGTACAGAAGAAGTACAGAGACCCTGACTATTCAGCAAAAGATTTGGCTAAAGAGTTGAAAACAAATACTCGTTATTTGTCCGCTGTCGTCAACTCTCGTTTCGGCCAGAATTATTCTTGTTTATTGAATGAATACAGAGTAAAAGATGCTTTGCATTTGTTGACAGACAAGAGATATGCTGACAAAAATGTAGAAGAAATTAGTGCAATGGTTGGGTTTGCCAATCGTCAATCTTTTTATGCAGCTTTCTATAAGAATGTTGGAGAAACCCCGAATGGCTATCGTAAAAAACATTTGGAAAACAATAAAAAGTAA
- a CDS encoding dipeptidyl peptidase 3: MKKHFIISMAATVTMLTACGGAQKTTTAKADKFDYTVEQFADLQMLRYRVPGFEDLSLKQKELVYYLTEAAQQGRDILYDQNGKYNLRIRRMLEAIYTDYKGDKNTDDFKNMEVYLKRVWFSNGIHHHYGSEKFVPGFSQDFLRQAVLSLDASQLPLAEGQTVEQFCDEIFPVIFDPKIMPKRVNQADGEDLVLTSASNYYDGVTQAEAEAFYGKMKDPKDETPISYGLNSRLVKEDGIIQEKVWKVGGLYTQAIEKIVYWLKKAEGVAEDEAQKAAIGKLIEFYETGDLKTFDEYAILWVKDLNSRIDFVNGFTESYGDPLGIKASWESLVNFKDLDATRRTETISGNAQWFEDHSPVDAQFKKDKVKGVTAKVITAAILGGDLYPSTAIGINLPNANWIRAHHGSKSVTIGNITDAYNKASHGNGFVEEFAYSDAEKQLIDKYGDLTGELHTDLHECLGHGSGKLLPGVDPDALKAHGSTIEEARADLFGLYYVADPKLVELGLTPDADAYKAEYYSYLMNGLMTQLVRIEPGNSVEEAHMRNRQLIARWVFEKGAPDKVVELVKKDGKTYVKVNDYDKVRQLFGELLSEIQRIKSTGDYEAARALVENYAVKVDPVLHAEILERYKKLNLAPYKGFVNPKYEAVIDENGNITDITVSYDEGYAEQMLRYSKDYSPLPDVN; this comes from the coding sequence ATGAAAAAACATTTTATTATTTCGATGGCAGCTACGGTTACTATGCTTACAGCATGTGGCGGGGCTCAAAAAACAACAACTGCGAAGGCAGATAAATTTGATTACACTGTGGAACAATTTGCTGATTTACAAATGTTGCGTTACCGGGTTCCCGGATTCGAGGACCTGTCGCTAAAACAAAAAGAGCTGGTTTATTACCTGACCGAGGCTGCCCAGCAGGGTCGTGATATCCTTTACGATCAGAATGGAAAGTACAACCTCCGTATCCGCAGAATGCTGGAAGCAATCTACACCGACTACAAAGGTGATAAGAATACCGACGACTTTAAGAATATGGAAGTCTATCTCAAGCGAGTATGGTTTTCCAATGGTATCCACCACCATTATGGTTCGGAAAAGTTTGTTCCCGGTTTTTCTCAGGATTTCCTGAGACAAGCTGTATTAAGTCTGGATGCCTCCCAACTTCCATTGGCAGAAGGGCAAACGGTGGAGCAGTTCTGTGATGAAATATTTCCTGTGATATTCGATCCAAAAATTATGCCTAAACGTGTGAATCAGGCAGATGGTGAAGACTTGGTTCTGACTTCTGCAAGTAATTACTACGATGGGGTTACTCAAGCTGAAGCGGAGGCATTTTACGGGAAGATGAAAGACCCGAAGGATGAAACTCCCATCTCTTATGGCTTAAATAGCCGATTGGTTAAGGAGGACGGTATTATTCAGGAGAAAGTGTGGAAAGTCGGTGGACTTTATACACAAGCTATTGAAAAGATTGTTTATTGGCTGAAGAAAGCTGAAGGAGTGGCCGAAGATGAAGCACAGAAAGCCGCAATTGGTAAGCTGATCGAATTCTATGAAACGGGTGACCTGAAAACATTCGATGAATATGCCATCTTGTGGGTGAAGGATTTGAATTCTCGTATTGATTTCGTGAACGGTTTTACAGAAAGTTATGGCGATCCGCTCGGGATAAAAGCCAGTTGGGAGTCTCTCGTTAACTTCAAGGATTTGGATGCGACACGTCGTACGGAAACTATCAGTGGTAATGCGCAATGGTTTGAAGATCATTCACCGGTAGATGCACAGTTCAAGAAAGACAAAGTGAAAGGTGTTACTGCGAAAGTCATTACAGCCGCTATTCTTGGTGGTGATCTCTATCCATCCACGGCTATTGGCATTAATTTGCCCAATGCAAACTGGATACGCGCACATCATGGTTCTAAATCCGTGACGATTGGCAACATAACGGACGCATATAATAAAGCATCTCATGGCAATGGTTTCGTAGAAGAATTTGCTTATAGCGATGCCGAGAAACAACTTATTGATAAATATGGTGACCTTACCGGTGAATTGCATACCGACCTGCATGAATGTTTGGGGCACGGTTCGGGCAAGTTGCTTCCGGGAGTCGATCCGGACGCCTTGAAAGCGCATGGTTCGACAATCGAAGAAGCACGTGCTGATCTTTTCGGATTGTATTATGTTGCAGATCCCAAACTGGTGGAACTTGGTCTTACTCCTGATGCAGATGCCTATAAAGCTGAGTATTACAGTTACTTGATGAACGGCCTGATGACCCAGCTTGTACGTATCGAACCGGGCAACAGTGTGGAAGAAGCGCACATGCGTAATCGCCAGCTCATTGCTCGTTGGGTGTTTGAAAAGGGCGCTCCTGATAAAGTGGTGGAACTGGTGAAAAAGGATGGAAAAACTTATGTCAAAGTGAATGATTATGACAAGGTGCGTCAACTCTTTGGAGAGTTGTTGTCTGAAATCCAGCGAATCAAGTCTACCGGTGATTATGAAGCTGCCCGTGCTTTGGTAGAAAACTATGCAGTGAAAGTTGATCCTGTTCTCCATGCTGAGATTCTGGAACGTTATAAGAAGTTGAACCTGGCTCCGTACAAAGGGTTTGTCAATCCGAAATATGAAGCTGTAATAGATGAAAATGGAAACATTACCGATATAACCGTTTCCTATGATGAAGGGTATGCAGAACAGATGTTGCGCTATAGCAAAGATTATTCTCCACTACCGGACGTGAATTAA
- a CDS encoding DNA alkylation repair protein, which translates to MDIKEQLKDIKTQLRLSMNGVVSQSMREKGINYKLNFGVELPRIKSIAASFEKNHDLAQALWKEDIRECKILAGLLQPIETFYPEIADIWVENMPTMEIAELTCMNLFQNLPYAPAKSFQWIAAEEEYAQICGYLTIARLLVKKGDMTERVAGEFLDQAISAVLSGSYRVRNSAMLAIRKYMQHSEEHAFQVCRLVEGMKDSTVEAEQVLYSMVKEEV; encoded by the coding sequence TTGGATATAAAAGAACAATTAAAAGATATCAAGACGCAACTCCGTTTATCAATGAATGGAGTCGTATCACAAAGTATGCGTGAAAAAGGCATAAACTATAAACTCAATTTCGGAGTTGAGCTGCCACGTATAAAGAGTATTGCTGCTTCTTTCGAGAAGAACCATGATTTGGCTCAGGCTCTTTGGAAAGAAGACATTCGTGAGTGCAAGATACTTGCCGGATTGTTGCAGCCGATAGAAACCTTTTATCCTGAAATTGCCGATATTTGGGTTGAGAATATGCCTACTATGGAAATAGCAGAACTTACATGCATGAATCTTTTCCAGAATTTGCCCTATGCTCCTGCTAAATCTTTCCAATGGATTGCTGCAGAGGAAGAATATGCGCAGATTTGCGGTTATCTTACCATTGCCAGATTATTGGTGAAAAAGGGAGATATGACGGAGCGGGTTGCTGGTGAATTTCTTGATCAGGCCATCTCTGCAGTGCTTTCCGGTAGTTATCGTGTGCGCAATTCGGCCATGTTGGCTATCCGTAAATATATGCAACACAGCGAAGAACATGCTTTTCAAGTATGTAGATTGGTGGAGGGGATGAAAGACTCTACAGTCGAAGCAGAGCAGGTTCTGTATAGCATGGTAAAGGAGGAAGTTTAA
- a CDS encoding Fur family transcriptional regulator: MESQNVKDTVRQIFTEYLNANGHRKTPERYAILETIYSIDGHFDIDMLYSQMMNQENFRVSRATLYNTIILLINARLVIKHQFGNSSQYEKSYNRETHHHQICTQCGKVTEFQNEALQNAIENTKLSRFQLSHYSLYIYGICSKCDRANRRKKVSNNNKKEK, translated from the coding sequence ATGGAAAGTCAGAATGTGAAAGATACTGTAAGGCAGATATTCACAGAATATCTCAATGCGAACGGGCATCGTAAGACTCCCGAGCGTTATGCCATACTTGAAACTATCTATTCTATAGACGGTCATTTCGACATAGATATGCTCTATTCCCAAATGATGAACCAGGAGAACTTTCGTGTAAGTCGTGCCACGTTATACAATACTATTATCCTGCTCATCAATGCCCGGCTGGTCATCAAGCATCAGTTCGGCAATTCTTCCCAATATGAAAAGTCTTATAATCGAGAGACACATCATCACCAGATATGTACACAATGCGGTAAAGTTACCGAATTTCAAAATGAAGCATTACAAAACGCTATCGAGAATACCAAGTTGAGTCGGTTTCAGCTTTCGCACTATTCTTTGTACATTTATGGAATATGCAGTAAATGCGATCGTGCCAATAGAAGGAAAAAAGTAAGTAACAACAATAAGAAAGAAAAATGA